Proteins from a single region of Neodiprion virginianus isolate iyNeoVirg1 chromosome 4, iyNeoVirg1.1, whole genome shotgun sequence:
- the LOC124302324 gene encoding insulin-like growth factor 2 mRNA-binding protein 1 isoform X4 yields the protein MHTHIPITVDLSCGPFKDNERIRSSSGGKIVVSNLPAHARFEDIEPLLTTYGQVQNVEKLSSRDPNTQTVLVSYETQEQAQQAVNQLNGYEYEGNPLKVEMSSPENRRRGRSQRGGVAFSGLPGSGRQTDFPLRILVQSDMVGAIIGRQGSTIRQITQMTRARVDVHRKDNVGSLEKAITIYGNPENCTNACKKILEVMQQEANNTNKGEITLKILAHNNLIGRIIGKGGNTIKRIMQDTDSKITVSSINDINSFNLERIITVKGSIENMSKAESMISSKLRQSYENDLQAMAPQSMMFPGLHPMAMMSTAGMGYSSRGPGLYGSGPAPYPYQGSMPAQQGGVPTGDTQETTFLYIPNNSVGAIIGTKGSHIRNIIRFSGASVKIAPLEQDKPADQQTERKVTIVGSPESQWKAQYLIFEKMREEGFVAGTEDVRLTIEILVPSAQVGRIIGKGGQNVRELQRVTGSVIKLSEQQATPPQADEETTVHIIGPFFSVQSAQRRIRAMVLQSGAPGTGTLGIGPTGGPRAGRGGSQDGGSRSRRDGSATSQGGSSQQRSSSPTSQQQQQPTQQPQQQQQQQQQQQQQQQQQQQQQQQQQQQQPPQNQ from the exons ATGCATACCCATATTCCAATCACAGTTGATTTATCCTGCGGACCGTTCAAGGACAATGAAAGGATACG CTCCAGCTCCGGAGGTAAGATCGTGGTGAGCAACTTACCAGCCCACGCAAGGTTCGAGGACATCGAACCACTCCTAACGACGTACGGGCAGGTCCAAAACGTGGAAAAACTTTCCTCGCGAGATCCAAACACCCAAACAGTCCTGGTCAGCTATGAGACGCAAGAACAAGCACAACA GGCTGTAAATCAGTTGAATGGGTACGAGTACGAGGGCAACCCGCTAAAGGTGGAGATGTCGAGCCCGGAGAATCGGCGGAGAGGACGCAGCCAACGCGGGGGAGTCGCGTTTTCGGGGTTGCCTGGGTCCGGACGGCAGACCGACTTTCCTCTACGTATTCTGGTTCAGTCGGACATGGTAGGTGCCATTATCGGTCGACAGGGTTCCACCATACGTCAGATAACTCAGATGACTCGCGCTCGCGTCGACGTGCACAGGAAAGACAACGTTGGCTCCCTCGAGAAGGCCATCACCATATACGGAAACCCTGAAAATTGCACCAATGcttgcaaaaaaattctcgaggTCATGCAGCAGGAAGCCAACAACACTAACAAGGG TGAGATAACCCTGAAGATTCTTGCGCACAACAATCTTATCGGACGCATTATTGGGAAAGGGGGTAACACCATAAAACGGATCATGCAGGATACCGACTCAAAGATAACCGTGAGCAGCATCAACGATATCAACAGCTTTAATCTGGAACGCATCATCACCGTCAAGGGTTCGATTGAGAATATGAGCAAGGCTGAGTCCATGATATCCAGCAAGCTCCGTCAAAGTTACGAGAATGATCTTCAAGCTATGGCT CCCCAAAGCATGATGTTCCCCGGACTCCATCCGATGGCGATGATGTCGACCGCGGGTATGGGGTACAGTTCGCGTGGTCCGGGTCTCTACGGCTCCGGACCAGCGCCGTATCCATACCAGGGGAGCATGCCAGCCCAGCAGGGCGGCGTTCCGACCGGTGACACCCAGGAGACGACCTTCTTGTACATTCCCAACAACAGCGTTGGCGCTATCATCGGAACAAAGGGTTCCCACATAAGGAACATCATAAGATTCTCGGGTGCTAGTGTCAAAATTGCACCGCTTGAACAGGACAAGCCCGCGGATCAACAGACTGAAAGGAAAGTAACAATCGTTGGGTCGCCAGAGTCACAGTGGAAG GCTCAGTATTTAATCTTTGAGAAGATGAGGGAAGAGGGTTTCGTGGCCGGTACGGAGGATGTCAGGCTTACCATCGAGATCCTTGTACCGAGTGCTCAAGTTGGTCGAATCATTGGAAAGGGTGGTCAAAACGTCAGGGAGTTGCAACGTGTCACCGGAAGTGTCATCAAACTCTCGGAACAGCAGGCCACGCCACCACAGGCCGACGAGGAAACGACGGTTCACATCATCGGACCATTCTTCTCTGTTCAG TCGGCACAGCGGAGAATTCGCGCCATGGTACTACAGTCCGGAGCACCAGGTACGGGAACGCTAGGAATCGGCCCCACAGGTGGACCGCGGGCTGGTCGTGGCGGTAGCCAGGACGGTGGTTCACGTTCTCGGCGTGATGGTAGCGCGACGTCACAGGGTGGGTCGTCGCAGCAGCGATCGTCCTCCCCTACCAgccagcagcaacagcaaccGACGCAGCAAccgcagcagcaacagcaacaacaacaacaacaacaacaacaacagcagcagcaacagcaacaacagcagcaacaacagcaacagcaaccACCACAGAATCAGTAA
- the LOC124302324 gene encoding insulin-like growth factor 2 mRNA-binding protein 1 isoform X3: protein MSMDKFGDSGMLQKDMERLDIEDRNGDGQSSSSGGKIVVSNLPAHARFEDIEPLLTTYGQVQNVEKLSSRDPNTQTVLVSYETQEQAQQAVNQLNGYEYEGNPLKVEMSSPENRRRGRSQRGGVAFSGLPGSGRQTDFPLRILVQSDMVGAIIGRQGSTIRQITQMTRARVDVHRKDNVGSLEKAITIYGNPENCTNACKKILEVMQQEANNTNKGEITLKILAHNNLIGRIIGKGGNTIKRIMQDTDSKITVSSINDINSFNLERIITVKGSIENMSKAESMISSKLRQSYENDLQAMAPQSMMFPGLHPMAMMSTAGMGYSSRGPGLYGSGPAPYPYQGSMPAQQGGVPTGDTQETTFLYIPNNSVGAIIGTKGSHIRNIIRFSGASVKIAPLEQDKPADQQTERKVTIVGSPESQWKAQYLIFEKMREEGFVAGTEDVRLTIEILVPSAQVGRIIGKGGQNVRELQRVTGSVIKLSEQQATPPQADEETTVHIIGPFFSVQSAQRRIRAMVLQSGAPGTGTLGIGPTGGPRAGRGGSQDGGSRSRRDGSATSQGGSSQQRSSSPTSQQQQQPTQQPQQQQQQQQQQQQQQQQQQQQQQQQQQQQPPQNQ from the exons CTCCAGCTCCGGAGGTAAGATCGTGGTGAGCAACTTACCAGCCCACGCAAGGTTCGAGGACATCGAACCACTCCTAACGACGTACGGGCAGGTCCAAAACGTGGAAAAACTTTCCTCGCGAGATCCAAACACCCAAACAGTCCTGGTCAGCTATGAGACGCAAGAACAAGCACAACA GGCTGTAAATCAGTTGAATGGGTACGAGTACGAGGGCAACCCGCTAAAGGTGGAGATGTCGAGCCCGGAGAATCGGCGGAGAGGACGCAGCCAACGCGGGGGAGTCGCGTTTTCGGGGTTGCCTGGGTCCGGACGGCAGACCGACTTTCCTCTACGTATTCTGGTTCAGTCGGACATGGTAGGTGCCATTATCGGTCGACAGGGTTCCACCATACGTCAGATAACTCAGATGACTCGCGCTCGCGTCGACGTGCACAGGAAAGACAACGTTGGCTCCCTCGAGAAGGCCATCACCATATACGGAAACCCTGAAAATTGCACCAATGcttgcaaaaaaattctcgaggTCATGCAGCAGGAAGCCAACAACACTAACAAGGG TGAGATAACCCTGAAGATTCTTGCGCACAACAATCTTATCGGACGCATTATTGGGAAAGGGGGTAACACCATAAAACGGATCATGCAGGATACCGACTCAAAGATAACCGTGAGCAGCATCAACGATATCAACAGCTTTAATCTGGAACGCATCATCACCGTCAAGGGTTCGATTGAGAATATGAGCAAGGCTGAGTCCATGATATCCAGCAAGCTCCGTCAAAGTTACGAGAATGATCTTCAAGCTATGGCT CCCCAAAGCATGATGTTCCCCGGACTCCATCCGATGGCGATGATGTCGACCGCGGGTATGGGGTACAGTTCGCGTGGTCCGGGTCTCTACGGCTCCGGACCAGCGCCGTATCCATACCAGGGGAGCATGCCAGCCCAGCAGGGCGGCGTTCCGACCGGTGACACCCAGGAGACGACCTTCTTGTACATTCCCAACAACAGCGTTGGCGCTATCATCGGAACAAAGGGTTCCCACATAAGGAACATCATAAGATTCTCGGGTGCTAGTGTCAAAATTGCACCGCTTGAACAGGACAAGCCCGCGGATCAACAGACTGAAAGGAAAGTAACAATCGTTGGGTCGCCAGAGTCACAGTGGAAG GCTCAGTATTTAATCTTTGAGAAGATGAGGGAAGAGGGTTTCGTGGCCGGTACGGAGGATGTCAGGCTTACCATCGAGATCCTTGTACCGAGTGCTCAAGTTGGTCGAATCATTGGAAAGGGTGGTCAAAACGTCAGGGAGTTGCAACGTGTCACCGGAAGTGTCATCAAACTCTCGGAACAGCAGGCCACGCCACCACAGGCCGACGAGGAAACGACGGTTCACATCATCGGACCATTCTTCTCTGTTCAG TCGGCACAGCGGAGAATTCGCGCCATGGTACTACAGTCCGGAGCACCAGGTACGGGAACGCTAGGAATCGGCCCCACAGGTGGACCGCGGGCTGGTCGTGGCGGTAGCCAGGACGGTGGTTCACGTTCTCGGCGTGATGGTAGCGCGACGTCACAGGGTGGGTCGTCGCAGCAGCGATCGTCCTCCCCTACCAgccagcagcaacagcaaccGACGCAGCAAccgcagcagcaacagcaacaacaacaacaacaacaacaacaacagcagcagcaacagcaacaacagcagcaacaacagcaacagcaaccACCACAGAATCAGTAA